From a single Pseudorasbora parva isolate DD20220531a chromosome 15, ASM2467924v1, whole genome shotgun sequence genomic region:
- the LOC137042036 gene encoding trace amine-associated receptor 1-like, producing MDVRINISQNGILEKPFLCYEFSNTSCKKFVYPLETRILLYILFSVSSIVTIIGNMLVIITVIHFKQLHTPTNYLILSLAVADLLVGGVVMPPSMLRSIETCWYLGDLFCKIHSSLDVTLCTTSILNLCIISLDRYYAICHPFQYHSKMTSLTTLVMIIICWTVSASLGFGMIFMELNILGIEDFYYENIKCDGSCTLFQSKAGATIFSLICFYIPTFVMLCIYLKILHVAQRQVQAIQSINPELKKEGKATKTLAIVIGVFLTFWTPFFLCNLIDPFIGYSVPPLLFDLFFWVGYYNSTCNPIVYAFFYSWFRHAFRVILSKAIFQTNSSRTMLL from the coding sequence ATGGACGTGAGAATCAACATCAGCCAAAATGGAATCCTGGAAAAGCCTTTTCTATGTTATGAGTTTAGTAACACATCTTGTAAGAAGTTTGTCTATCCTTTGGAAACTCGAATATTACTCTACATCCTTTTTAGCGTCTCTTCGATTGTCACAATCATAGGAAACATGTTGGTGATCATAACGGTCATTCATTTCAAGCAGCTTCACACACCAACAAACTACCTCATCCTGTCGCTGGCCGTGGCCGATCTGCTTGTCGGAGGAGTTGTGATGCCTCCCAGCATGCTGCGCTCCATCGAGACATGCTGGTATCTGGGAGATTTGTTCTGTAAAATACACAGCAGTCTTGATGTGACTTTGTGCACCACATCGATTTTAAACCTCTGTATCATTTCTTTAGACAGATATTATGCCATATGTCACCCCTTTCAATATCACAGTAAAATGACATCACTGACCACACtagttatgattattatctgctGGACTGTTTCAGCTTCTCTGGGGTTTGGCATGATCTTTATGGAGCTGAATATCCTTGGCATTGAAGATTTTTACTATGAGAACATTAAATGTGACGGAAGTTGCACATTGTTTCAGAGTAAAGCTGGAGCTACTATATTCTCATTAATCTGTTTTTACATTCCCACTTTTGTCATGCTCTGCATATATCTGAAAATCTTACATGTGGCTCAAAGGCAGGTGCAGGCCATTCAGAGCATTAATcctgaattaaaaaaagaaggaaaagccACAAAGACTTTAGCCATCGTCATAGGTGTGTTTCTGACTTTCTGGAcacctttttttctttgtaatcTTATCGATCCCTTCATTGGTTATTCTGTACCTCCACTGCTGTTTGATTTGTTCTTTTGGGTGGGATATTATAATTCCACATGTAATCCTATAGTGTACGCCTTCTTTTACAGCTGGTTCAGACATGCATTCAGAGtcattttatccaaagcaataTTTCAGACTAATTCTTCAAGAACAATGCTGTTGTAA